In Paenibacillus sp. BIC5C1, a genomic segment contains:
- a CDS encoding NCS2 family permease codes for MDNWFKLKERGTTVSTEIIAGITTFFTMVYIVIVNPGILSSTGMDFNGVFIATVLASIVATLIMGIGSNYPIVIAPGMGLNAFFAYSVVAGYGVSWQVALGAVFIAGLLFIILSLTSFRYMLLDAIPASLKHAITAGIGLFITTVGLQNSGIIADSESNLITIGNLAEPMTYLTIIGLIITVVLMAYNVKGYLFIGMVVTAILAWIMGLFQMPESIVSLPHGLTSTAFQLDLAGVFSNGLYTIIFTFLLITLFDTTGTMLGVAEQAGLLKEGKFPRSRGALLADAVGTTTGALLGTSPTSAYIESSTGVAAGGRTGLTAVTVSVLLALTLFFTPIVSVISGIPAITSPALIIVGYFMISVISKINWKDLEETFPAFLIIILTPLTHSIATGIGVGFIFYPVLKLLRGKGKDVHPIFYIFAVLFFIQLVFLDH; via the coding sequence ATGGACAATTGGTTCAAACTAAAAGAAAGAGGCACGACCGTATCAACAGAGATCATCGCAGGGATTACGACATTTTTCACGATGGTATACATAGTGATCGTAAACCCAGGAATACTCAGCAGTACAGGCATGGACTTTAACGGAGTATTCATTGCTACAGTATTGGCAAGTATTGTGGCGACGCTGATCATGGGAATTGGGTCCAATTATCCGATTGTCATAGCGCCTGGTATGGGTCTGAATGCATTCTTTGCCTATAGTGTAGTGGCTGGATATGGGGTGTCATGGCAGGTTGCACTAGGAGCGGTATTTATAGCAGGGCTTTTGTTTATTATTTTATCGCTTACTTCATTTCGTTACATGCTGCTTGATGCCATTCCTGCAAGCCTTAAGCACGCGATAACAGCAGGGATTGGATTGTTTATTACTACGGTTGGGCTGCAAAATTCCGGGATTATTGCTGATTCAGAATCAAATTTGATTACGATCGGGAACTTGGCAGAACCTATGACTTACTTGACCATTATCGGATTAATTATCACTGTTGTGCTTATGGCTTACAATGTAAAAGGTTATCTGTTCATCGGAATGGTAGTCACAGCGATACTCGCCTGGATCATGGGATTGTTTCAAATGCCGGAGTCGATTGTATCCTTGCCGCATGGCCTCACGTCAACAGCTTTCCAATTGGATTTGGCAGGCGTATTCTCTAATGGTTTGTATACCATCATATTTACGTTCCTGTTGATCACGCTGTTTGATACGACGGGGACAATGCTCGGCGTTGCTGAGCAGGCAGGACTGCTGAAGGAAGGTAAATTTCCGCGCTCACGCGGCGCCCTATTGGCAGATGCCGTAGGGACTACCACTGGCGCTTTACTCGGAACAAGCCCAACATCGGCTTATATCGAATCCAGCACAGGGGTGGCTGCAGGTGGAAGAACAGGACTGACGGCGGTAACAGTAAGTGTACTGCTTGCACTTACTTTGTTCTTTACACCTATCGTAAGTGTCATATCAGGTATCCCGGCGATTACTTCTCCGGCACTGATTATTGTTGGTTACTTTATGATTAGTGTTATCAGCAAAATTAACTGGAAGGATCTCGAAGAAACATTTCCTGCCTTCTTGATAATCATTCTTACTCCGTTGACGCACAGTATTGCGACAGGTATCGGTGTTGGCTTTATTTTCTATCCGGTACTCAAGTTGCTTCGCGGAAAGGGCAAGGATGTTCATCCGATATTCTATATTTTTGCCGTATTGTTCTTCATTCAGCTTGTATTCCTGGACCACTAA
- a CDS encoding type II CAAX endopeptidase family protein, whose amino-acid sequence MMTKPTAKEQYKILLRASLTLSSFLLIGLVFIGIFKWGEMLSFIASLFIPNEISILSTVLIGLISSLFITTIVLITFIKTRTELPKTEGSDMIKKIMIRPSGIAVSAIGGGVFEDFFFRGVLIGLFIGYSIIVDWLVILISTFLFWAIHVPQYKGATGILTGVFVNGLIFALLFYFTGSLIPPMLAHGIYNISIGIILANKYKNDL is encoded by the coding sequence ATGATGACTAAGCCTACTGCAAAGGAACAATACAAAATACTGTTAAGAGCATCACTAACGCTATCATCGTTTCTCTTAATCGGATTGGTTTTTATTGGGATATTTAAGTGGGGAGAAATGTTATCATTTATAGCTTCCTTATTTATACCAAACGAAATTAGTATTTTATCTACAGTACTCATTGGTCTTATTTCCAGTTTGTTTATAACAACTATTGTACTAATTACATTCATCAAAACAAGAACAGAATTACCCAAAACCGAGGGATCAGATATGATTAAAAAAATAATGATCAGACCAAGTGGTATAGCTGTATCTGCAATAGGTGGTGGGGTGTTTGAAGATTTCTTTTTTAGAGGTGTCCTGATAGGATTATTTATTGGATATTCTATAATTGTGGATTGGCTCGTTATTCTAATCAGCACTTTCTTATTTTGGGCAATACATGTTCCCCAATATAAAGGAGCAACTGGTATTCTTACTGGTGTGTTTGTAAACGGTTTGATTTTTGCACTACTCTTTTATTTTACCGGGTCATTAATTCCGCCGATGCTTGCCCATGGGATTTATAATATTTCTATTGGAATTATATTGGCGAATAAATACAAGAATGATTTATGA
- a CDS encoding glucose 1-dehydrogenase, translating to MKLNEKVAIVTGGASGIGEATVRLFAKEGAKVVIADFSEHGKELAAELNGEGHDTLFVKTDVTKEDDIKNMINETVEKYGKLDIMYANAGVADDEIADVLSYDKWKRTIDINLSGVFLSDKYAIEQFLKQGNGGVIVNAGSIHSFVALPKTTAYASAKGGVKLLTQNLCTAYASKGIRVNAVCPGYIETPLLKNVDAKSKEYLTSLHPQGRLGRPEEVAKAVLFLASDDASFVNGTTLLVDGGYTAH from the coding sequence ATGAAATTAAATGAAAAAGTAGCTATTGTTACAGGTGGTGCCAGTGGAATTGGTGAAGCGACCGTTCGCCTTTTCGCAAAAGAAGGAGCAAAAGTGGTCATCGCTGACTTCTCTGAACATGGTAAAGAGCTAGCTGCCGAACTCAATGGGGAAGGTCATGATACGTTATTTGTCAAAACAGATGTGACTAAAGAAGACGATATTAAGAACATGATTAATGAAACCGTTGAGAAATACGGTAAGTTGGATATTATGTATGCAAATGCAGGGGTTGCCGATGACGAAATCGCTGATGTACTTTCATATGATAAATGGAAAAGAACGATCGATATTAACTTGTCAGGTGTATTTCTTTCCGATAAATATGCGATTGAGCAGTTCCTTAAGCAAGGAAATGGGGGCGTTATTGTTAATGCAGGCTCGATCCACAGCTTCGTTGCGTTGCCTAAAACAACAGCTTATGCCTCAGCAAAAGGAGGCGTTAAGCTATTAACTCAGAATTTATGTACCGCTTATGCAAGCAAGGGGATTCGTGTCAACGCAGTATGTCCTGGATATATTGAAACGCCTCTGTTGAAGAATGTAGATGCAAAAAGCAAAGAATATCTAACTTCACTTCATCCACAGGGCAGACTTGGACGACCAGAAGAAGTAGCAAAAGCTGTGTTGTTCTTAGCCAGCGATGATGCTAGTTTCGTGAATGGTACGACCTTGCTTGTTGATGGCGGTTATACCGCACATTAA
- a CDS encoding MerR family transcriptional regulator, giving the protein MRLTVSKFAMLADTTVRTLRHYRQLGILVPSQKNENDHYIYVNADFKRLHEIQLLQSLGLSLNEIKVCLDNPNYSFEEIIKVQEQSLRQRREAIDCSLALIERIQLLTEQDQLNESNSEILMLLMNSMRVEQAQKKLLQKYVSIDVIDQVFPEDFSKQTYLDGKLYNLLLLVHRAIVKDLNPDHPFIQQQLHGIFADTPLSDLIFNEEVNNEELYKNVKPYESLVPKHTMDFLKEAFEVFNTKKNSSLKD; this is encoded by the coding sequence ATGAGATTAACGGTGAGTAAATTTGCAATGCTGGCAGACACAACGGTCCGTACATTACGACATTATCGCCAACTTGGCATACTAGTACCCTCACAAAAAAATGAAAATGATCATTATATATATGTAAATGCGGATTTTAAAAGGCTTCATGAAATCCAATTACTGCAAAGTTTAGGCCTTTCATTAAACGAGATTAAAGTCTGTTTGGATAATCCGAATTATTCTTTCGAGGAAATCATTAAAGTTCAAGAACAATCACTTCGACAGCGGAGGGAAGCAATTGATTGTTCCTTAGCATTAATTGAACGAATACAACTGTTAACCGAGCAAGATCAACTTAATGAATCAAACTCTGAAATACTAATGCTCCTTATGAATTCCATGCGTGTTGAACAGGCTCAAAAAAAGCTGCTGCAAAAGTATGTATCTATAGATGTTATTGATCAGGTGTTTCCAGAGGATTTCTCTAAACAAACGTACTTGGATGGAAAACTTTATAATTTGTTATTGCTTGTCCATCGAGCTATCGTAAAGGATCTTAACCCAGACCATCCTTTCATACAGCAGCAGTTGCACGGTATATTTGCAGATACTCCATTAAGTGATCTGATTTTCAATGAAGAGGTAAATAACGAAGAACTGTATAAAAACGTAAAACCCTATGAATCGTTGGTGCCTAAGCATACCATGGATTTTTTAAAAGAAGCATTTGAGGTATTCAATACGAAGAAGAACTCTTCTCTAAAGGATTAA
- a CDS encoding GNAT family N-acetyltransferase: MISHRLLTHDTIIELLPNMNTEQNLLFYSYLTQRKDKAQYVGQFMNSQLKAVLAYYSELSFPAFSFFRVADRDIFLPELVAFTRKTIQLDESAVCGTILCQRDLELFQSFGLIKGIPQRFLTMKHQDESKLLEAHIAKKINENEYSKVIDFLHNGEMRFFTRSELENYPFLGIKEGEDFIAVGGYHFYDSQLVELGNIVTRLDYRGRGLAKRLTSELTHLGKKLSPDVYLGVLANNLPAVRLYEGLGYQTTMELFIVNFTLSKTEI; this comes from the coding sequence ATGATTTCGCATCGCTTGCTTACTCACGATACAATTATTGAATTATTGCCCAATATGAATACAGAACAGAATTTGCTTTTTTATAGTTATTTAACGCAACGTAAGGATAAGGCTCAATATGTTGGTCAATTTATGAATAGTCAACTTAAAGCCGTATTAGCTTATTATAGCGAACTATCCTTTCCTGCATTTTCTTTCTTCCGAGTTGCAGATCGGGACATCTTTTTGCCAGAACTCGTTGCTTTTACAAGAAAAACGATCCAACTTGACGAAAGTGCTGTATGTGGCACGATACTCTGTCAACGGGACCTTGAACTTTTTCAATCCTTTGGTCTGATCAAAGGAATTCCCCAGCGTTTTCTAACGATGAAACATCAGGATGAATCGAAACTCCTTGAAGCTCACATTGCAAAAAAGATAAATGAAAATGAATATTCTAAGGTAATTGATTTTTTACATAATGGGGAAATGAGGTTTTTCACAAGAAGTGAGTTAGAGAATTACCCTTTTCTTGGAATTAAGGAAGGGGAAGATTTCATAGCTGTTGGTGGCTACCATTTTTATGACTCTCAGCTAGTAGAGCTTGGGAATATTGTTACCAGGTTAGATTACAGAGGCAGAGGATTAGCTAAACGCCTAACCAGTGAATTGACACACCTCGGTAAAAAACTGTCACCAGATGTTTATCTGGGTGTATTAGCAAATAACCTGCCTGCTGTTCGCTTATATGAAGGCTTGGGGTATCAAACAACAATGGAACTTTTTATTGTCAATTTTACTTTATCCAAGACAGAAATATAG
- a CDS encoding response regulator transcription factor: MEINNILVVDDEPEIREALVIYLKSNDVDVFTASNGLEALKILEEETIHLIIMDLMMPQLDGIKTTFKIREDKNIPIIMLSAKSEDSDKILGLNVGADDYITKPFNPLELVARVRSQLRRFTNLGSFHSIGEEIIQVKGLVLNKSSKTVEVDGEDVRLTAKEYKILELLMENKGRVFSIEEIYERVWNEPVFASENTVAVHVRNIREKIEINPKDPKYLKVVWGIGYKIEKK; the protein is encoded by the coding sequence ATGGAGATCAATAATATTCTTGTTGTAGACGATGAACCGGAAATTCGAGAAGCTCTCGTTATTTACTTAAAAAGCAATGATGTAGATGTATTTACGGCCTCTAACGGATTGGAAGCACTGAAGATCCTTGAAGAAGAAACGATTCATCTTATTATCATGGACCTCATGATGCCGCAGCTTGATGGAATCAAGACGACATTTAAAATTCGTGAAGATAAAAATATACCGATCATTATGCTTTCCGCCAAATCGGAGGATAGTGACAAGATTTTGGGACTTAATGTTGGAGCCGATGACTATATAACAAAACCATTCAATCCCTTGGAACTGGTCGCTCGAGTCCGATCTCAGCTACGTCGGTTTACGAATTTGGGTTCCTTTCACTCCATCGGGGAAGAGATCATTCAAGTAAAGGGACTCGTGCTGAACAAAAGCTCGAAGACTGTTGAAGTGGATGGAGAGGATGTTAGACTGACCGCGAAGGAATACAAAATTTTGGAGCTGTTGATGGAGAACAAGGGCAGAGTTTTCTCCATTGAAGAAATTTATGAACGTGTGTGGAATGAACCGGTCTTTGCTTCGGAGAATACGGTTGCCGTACATGTAAGAAATATTCGCGAAAAAATTGAGATCAATCCTAAAGACCCAAAATATTTAAAGGTGGTATGGGGAATTGGATACAAAATCGAGAAAAAGTAA
- a CDS encoding HAMP domain-containing sensor histidine kinase — protein MDTKSRKSKADRTIGIDLLVIISAFILGIFLLINEFSYLGVGLRYSTSRFLWGLLSIIILGLLTARLFRYFKTHHDKRSFWDGSVLIDYFHIWRSGFRASLQNGRLTIGLIIMFLLVAVAGICFWEAVTYYGEAWLNLYLLLFVLFVVPYMLSKFRRFIAIINGSKEIAEGNIQNSIQDAGNDSLSELAGYINNMKAGYQSALEHQMKSERLKTELITNVSHDLKTPLTSIINYVDLLKKENHSSDTTRAYIETLERKSLRLKLLIEDLFDISKMASGTIELDMEYVDVAMLLTQAIAESNTHVGQSSLEIRERIAKFPIHAYLDGNKIWRVFENLISNAQKYSLPGTRIYIYLDETDELVRFKIQNTSAYEIDFDAEELFERFKRADESRQTEGSGLGLAIVKSIVELHGGQIKVEIHGDQFNVIVHLPILTQ, from the coding sequence TTGGATACAAAATCGAGAAAAAGTAAAGCAGATCGAACGATTGGAATCGACCTTCTTGTCATCATCAGCGCATTTATTTTAGGGATCTTCCTACTTATTAACGAGTTTTCATACCTAGGGGTGGGTCTGAGATATTCAACTTCACGTTTCCTCTGGGGACTGCTTTCCATTATTATCTTGGGTTTGTTGACAGCAAGACTATTTCGTTATTTTAAAACGCATCATGATAAACGTTCCTTCTGGGACGGCAGTGTGCTGATAGATTACTTCCATATTTGGAGAAGCGGCTTTAGGGCCAGTCTGCAAAACGGGAGACTAACGATTGGCCTCATTATTATGTTTCTGCTGGTTGCAGTAGCCGGCATTTGTTTTTGGGAGGCAGTCACATATTATGGAGAGGCATGGCTCAACCTTTATTTGTTGCTATTTGTGCTGTTTGTGGTTCCTTATATGCTCTCCAAGTTTAGACGTTTCATCGCCATCATCAATGGAAGTAAAGAGATTGCCGAAGGAAATATTCAAAATTCCATTCAAGATGCCGGGAACGACTCCCTATCTGAACTTGCTGGCTATATTAACAATATGAAAGCCGGGTATCAAAGCGCGTTGGAACATCAAATGAAAAGCGAACGGTTAAAAACCGAACTGATTACCAACGTATCGCATGATTTAAAGACTCCACTTACTTCAATTATCAACTATGTCGATTTATTAAAAAAAGAAAATCATTCTTCGGATACAACCCGAGCCTATATTGAAACGCTGGAGCGCAAGTCGCTTCGACTGAAACTGTTAATTGAAGACCTGTTTGATATCTCTAAGATGGCCAGCGGTACAATAGAGCTGGATATGGAGTACGTCGATGTGGCAATGTTGTTGACACAAGCGATAGCGGAATCAAATACCCATGTCGGACAATCGTCGCTCGAAATACGGGAGAGGATTGCCAAGTTCCCGATCCATGCGTATTTGGATGGTAATAAAATATGGCGCGTATTTGAGAATTTAATTAGCAACGCGCAGAAATATTCGCTTCCAGGAACACGCATCTATATTTATTTGGACGAGACGGATGAACTGGTAAGATTCAAAATTCAAAACACCTCTGCCTATGAGATTGATTTTGATGCGGAAGAATTGTTCGAACGTTTCAAAAGAGCAGACGAATCCCGCCAGACAGAGGGTTCGGGACTAGGTCTGGCTATTGTGAAAAGCATCGTTGAGTTGCATGGAGGACAGATCAAAGTCGAAATTCACGGCGATCAATTCAACGTTATTGTGCATTTACCCATACTAACTCAATAA
- a CDS encoding nucleoside 2-deoxyribosyltransferase: MHKNVYLSGSILTSGERRKLERLNTIMEAHFLTTHLPHRDIETQSVDSKSRDEMFKFAVKAIEECDMFVAVINNDLNLSNTCWEIGYAYAHKKPIFCLHEGEFNINQWGQLMLMNSSVVCHNVEELTGQLNLTLQK; this comes from the coding sequence TTGCACAAAAATGTATATTTGTCAGGCTCTATACTTACTTCTGGGGAACGACGGAAGTTGGAACGGTTAAATACGATTATGGAGGCACACTTCTTAACCACACATCTGCCACATAGAGACATAGAAACTCAATCTGTGGATTCAAAAAGTAGAGATGAAATGTTCAAATTCGCTGTTAAGGCGATAGAAGAATGTGATATGTTTGTCGCTGTAATAAACAATGACTTGAATTTAAGTAATACCTGCTGGGAGATTGGTTATGCTTATGCGCATAAGAAACCTATCTTTTGTCTACATGAAGGTGAATTCAATATCAATCAATGGGGACAACTCATGTTGATGAATTCTTCGGTTGTTTGTCATAATGTGGAAGAACTCACAGGGCAATTAAATCTTACATTGCAAAAATAG
- a CDS encoding Cof-type HAD-IIB family hydrolase, producing the protein MIKLVVTDLDGTFLNNQGSFDIELFNEVHEEMQKKGITFVACTGKQCERVEKLFGEHGKGIWILGDSAARIKKDGKVVKEFSMDRTLVLRAIEEIQGFDPHMTIIVCASDAAYVHSSISDDMYNVVKGSYEQVIKMDSFSEIDSDFIKITVFDTEGRSTMLRKHVEQTLHGQIYIVDSEARWLDITALHTHKGETVKKLQDMLGVTAEETMSFGDGENDVELMAIAKYSFAVSNACENTKKAASFITKSNEENGVLITIQKMMDLQ; encoded by the coding sequence ATGATCAAACTTGTAGTAACTGATCTGGACGGAACATTTTTGAATAATCAAGGTTCGTTTGATATTGAACTTTTTAATGAAGTGCATGAAGAAATGCAAAAGAAAGGAATAACGTTTGTTGCCTGTACGGGAAAACAGTGTGAACGAGTAGAAAAGTTGTTTGGTGAACACGGGAAAGGTATCTGGATTCTTGGTGATAGCGCAGCCAGAATCAAGAAAGATGGAAAAGTCGTTAAAGAGTTTAGCATGGATCGCACACTCGTTCTGCGAGCCATTGAAGAAATTCAAGGTTTTGATCCCCATATGACAATCATTGTATGTGCAAGCGATGCAGCATACGTACATTCCTCTATCTCTGATGATATGTACAACGTAGTTAAAGGCTCTTATGAACAAGTCATAAAAATGGATTCCTTCTCCGAAATCGATAGTGATTTTATCAAAATAACCGTATTTGATACAGAAGGCAGAAGCACAATGCTTAGAAAACATGTGGAACAAACGTTACATGGCCAAATCTACATTGTCGACTCTGAAGCCAGATGGCTGGATATTACGGCTCTTCATACCCATAAAGGCGAAACGGTAAAAAAATTACAGGATATGCTGGGGGTAACTGCGGAGGAAACGATGTCGTTCGGTGATGGAGAAAATGATGTTGAACTGATGGCCATCGCTAAGTACAGCTTTGCTGTTAGCAATGCTTGTGAGAATACCAAAAAAGCAGCGAGTTTCATCACAAAATCTAATGAAGAAAACGGCGTTCTTATAACCATTCAAAAAATGATGGATTTGCAGTAG
- a CDS encoding LuxR C-terminal-related transcriptional regulator yields the protein MTQNFHPYTEMTFQEFVLFFKTHNKQLEENTNIYLIAEANISETHRIETEVLMRSFFRMFTYSDLDHMDNHYSSYLDTWVQSQLTILNMASLQWLQIILEKALLTLLIQLKHQRMMDPLMFLLSVFSYLMHSFHKWADTESVNHETGENEELKKLRLLDQLNQLLVSSSGASDLAFILKKCEKYFNYKRCVFYAYVPWSNQFYGVIGEELPKIQSMKGQLTEQNLIFNSKRPIYLKNPKPYLRDEHIQLFQLSSIIFIPISHEHQLYGWVTFDQMGDSFDCTKAELDLLEQVGKRIGLFLSRKEKENTAKTMAIALTERESTVLELLAEGYDNKKIASLLFLSEYTVRDYVSSLMTKLRAKNRTQVVAYAFRWGLLS from the coding sequence ATGACACAAAATTTTCATCCATATACTGAAATGACTTTTCAGGAATTTGTATTATTTTTCAAAACGCATAACAAACAGCTCGAAGAAAACACAAACATTTACCTGATCGCGGAAGCTAATATTTCTGAAACACATCGGATCGAAACGGAAGTACTGATGAGATCCTTTTTTCGGATGTTTACATATTCAGACTTGGATCATATGGATAATCATTATTCTTCCTATTTGGATACCTGGGTTCAATCCCAGCTAACCATTTTAAATATGGCAAGCTTACAATGGCTTCAAATTATATTGGAAAAAGCTTTACTGACACTATTAATACAACTGAAACATCAGCGGATGATGGACCCGCTCATGTTCCTGTTATCTGTCTTTTCGTATCTGATGCACAGCTTTCATAAGTGGGCTGATACGGAGTCTGTTAACCATGAAACGGGGGAAAACGAGGAATTAAAAAAACTGCGTTTGCTGGACCAATTAAACCAACTCCTAGTCAGTTCTTCCGGAGCTTCAGATCTAGCCTTTATCCTGAAAAAATGTGAGAAGTATTTCAATTATAAACGCTGTGTCTTCTATGCATATGTACCTTGGTCCAACCAGTTCTATGGGGTCATCGGCGAAGAACTTCCGAAAATTCAGAGTATGAAAGGGCAATTGACCGAGCAAAATCTAATCTTCAACTCTAAAAGACCGATCTATTTAAAAAATCCAAAACCTTATCTAAGGGACGAGCATATCCAGTTATTTCAGTTGTCTTCGATTATATTTATACCGATTTCCCACGAGCATCAATTATATGGATGGGTCACTTTTGACCAGATGGGAGATTCATTTGATTGCACGAAGGCTGAGCTTGATTTACTTGAACAAGTGGGAAAGAGGATTGGTTTGTTTTTATCTAGAAAAGAGAAGGAAAACACCGCCAAAACGATGGCCATCGCTTTAACAGAACGAGAGTCTACCGTTCTCGAACTTTTGGCAGAAGGTTATGATAACAAGAAAATCGCTTCCTTGTTGTTCCTCAGCGAGTATACAGTGAGAGATTACGTAAGCAGCTTGATGACCAAGCTGCGCGCAAAAAATCGGACACAGGTCGTTGCCTATGCTTTCCGTTGGGGATTATTGAGTTAG
- a CDS encoding VOC family protein produces MPQEIWINLPVKDVEKSTAFFNEIGFHAVSVGNERAKLSIGQTTILLFPESAFEKFTGSKTADTSHSAEVIFSIGAESREEIDKFIQKVEFAGGSIFGKPSESDGWMYGAGFADLDGHRWNLLYMDESKMPKK; encoded by the coding sequence ATGCCACAGGAGATCTGGATTAACCTGCCAGTCAAAGATGTTGAGAAGTCAACTGCCTTTTTCAATGAAATTGGATTCCATGCGGTAAGCGTTGGGAACGAAAGAGCCAAGCTATCCATAGGACAAACAACTATTTTATTGTTCCCGGAATCGGCGTTTGAGAAATTTACAGGTTCGAAAACAGCAGATACTTCCCATAGCGCTGAAGTGATATTCTCCATTGGCGCTGAAAGCAGAGAAGAAATAGATAAATTTATTCAAAAAGTGGAGTTTGCCGGAGGAAGCATCTTTGGCAAACCGAGTGAAAGCGACGGCTGGATGTACGGCGCAGGATTTGCCGACTTGGACGGACACCGCTGGAACCTGCTTTACATGGATGAGAGTAAAATGCCGAAAAAATAA
- a CDS encoding MFS transporter — translation MSVLSDTKSTIGKKPLSLAWPIILGIVLIAMIMRSPLTSVGPLIGSIRESLGLSNATAGLLTTLPLLAFALLSPFAPILARRFGVERTLLYALVLLIVGIAIRSLAATASLFAGTALIGLAIAVCNVLIPSLVKRDFAHRVGLMTGVYSVSMNLSGAIASGVSVPVARDLGFGWNGALGIWGVLVLLAALFWLPQARASRGAAIATSGVLKRRSLWRSPLAWMVTIFMGMQSLLFYVLVAWLPEIMTSRGLSEDSAGWMLSLFQTAALPVAFIVPIVAGRMKNQRILVIIMTILLFVSLGGLYFGGNALISLWTILLGIGGGCAFSLAMIFLSLRTKDAHDTVSLSGMSQSVGYLLAATGPILFGLLHDITASWNPPLLLLLVVSALLLLSGLGASRNRTV, via the coding sequence ATGAGCGTACTAAGCGATACAAAGTCAACGATTGGGAAGAAACCATTGTCGTTGGCTTGGCCAATCATCCTCGGCATCGTCCTGATTGCAATGATTATGCGGTCACCGTTAACATCGGTAGGCCCATTGATCGGCTCGATTCGTGAATCTCTCGGACTGTCAAATGCTACGGCAGGTCTGCTCACTACGCTGCCGTTGCTTGCTTTCGCGCTGCTCTCGCCGTTCGCCCCCATTCTGGCACGCCGTTTTGGGGTGGAACGAACCCTTCTTTATGCGTTGGTTTTACTCATAGTAGGTATTGCGATCCGTTCGTTGGCCGCAACAGCTTCTTTGTTTGCAGGCACTGCTTTGATTGGGCTGGCGATTGCGGTGTGCAACGTGCTCATACCAAGTCTGGTCAAACGTGATTTTGCTCATCGCGTCGGCCTCATGACCGGTGTGTACTCCGTGTCGATGAATTTATCCGGGGCGATTGCATCCGGTGTCAGTGTTCCGGTCGCCCGCGACCTCGGTTTCGGCTGGAATGGTGCGCTTGGCATTTGGGGCGTACTCGTTCTGTTAGCCGCGTTATTCTGGTTGCCTCAAGCTCGGGCGAGTAGAGGGGCTGCAATAGCAACAAGTGGTGTGCTCAAGCGGCGAAGTCTGTGGCGTTCGCCTCTGGCATGGATGGTTACGATTTTTATGGGGATGCAGTCTCTCCTTTTCTATGTTTTGGTCGCTTGGTTGCCAGAAATCATGACAAGCCGGGGGTTGAGTGAAGACAGTGCCGGATGGATGTTATCGCTGTTTCAAACTGCTGCGCTGCCCGTAGCGTTCATTGTGCCGATTGTTGCGGGACGTATGAAGAATCAACGTATACTGGTCATCATCATGACTATCCTGTTGTTTGTTTCATTGGGAGGCCTTTACTTTGGGGGAAATGCTCTCATTTCGTTATGGACAATTTTACTCGGAATTGGTGGGGGATGTGCGTTCAGCTTGGCCATGATCTTTTTGAGCTTACGGACGAAAGATGCGCACGATACAGTATCTTTATCCGGTATGTCGCAATCCGTCGGATATTTGCTGGCTGCAACCGGACCGATCTTGTTTGGTCTGCTTCATGACATCACGGCAAGCTGGAATCCCCCGCTATTGCTGCTGCTTGTCGTTAGCGCTCTGCTGCTCCTGTCTGGCTTGGGCGCCTCAAGAAATCGCACGGTATAA